A single Carnobacterium alterfunditum DSM 5972 DNA region contains:
- a CDS encoding Gfo/Idh/MocA family protein — translation MVLNLGIIGTNWITNQFVDAAIATQEYQLVGVYSRSIEKAKSFGVPYQATVFETSLEAFATNSDIDVVYIASPNSMHYEQAITLMEAGKHVIVEKPIFSNPREWVDAARVAEENKVFLFEAARHVHEENFKIVKEEVKALENLQGATFTYMKYSSRYDAVLRGEEPNIFSLDFSGGALADLGVYPLYAALAWFGVPETSHYFCTKIATGVDGKGTIILRYKDFDVTILAGKIVNSFLPAEIYGLNKTLSMDSIESITTIDVIDCKTKLKESIAKKTSENPMMDEAKDFADVINFPEDVNKQKEYKEWLTLSQQVNQLMTDLRKDAGIVFVADEQ, via the coding sequence ATGGTATTAAACTTAGGAATTATTGGAACAAATTGGATCACGAATCAATTTGTGGATGCAGCGATCGCTACACAAGAGTATCAACTAGTAGGGGTATATTCAAGATCGATCGAAAAAGCCAAGTCTTTTGGTGTTCCGTACCAAGCAACGGTATTTGAGACTAGTTTAGAAGCCTTTGCAACAAATTCAGATATTGATGTTGTTTATATCGCTTCACCAAATAGCATGCATTACGAACAAGCCATTACTTTGATGGAAGCTGGCAAACACGTAATAGTCGAAAAACCTATTTTTTCTAACCCGCGCGAATGGGTCGATGCAGCAAGGGTAGCTGAAGAAAATAAGGTGTTTTTATTTGAAGCTGCTCGTCATGTACACGAAGAAAACTTTAAAATCGTCAAAGAAGAAGTGAAGGCACTTGAAAATCTGCAAGGGGCAACCTTTACTTATATGAAATATTCTTCTCGTTATGATGCAGTTTTAAGAGGTGAAGAGCCGAACATCTTCTCACTAGACTTTTCTGGAGGCGCCCTAGCTGATTTAGGGGTCTATCCATTGTATGCAGCCCTTGCGTGGTTTGGTGTTCCAGAAACAAGCCATTATTTCTGTACTAAGATCGCAACAGGCGTAGATGGAAAAGGGACGATCATTTTACGCTACAAAGATTTTGATGTGACAATATTAGCCGGTAAAATCGTTAATTCTTTCTTGCCAGCTGAAATTTACGGCCTAAACAAAACTTTGTCGATGGACAGTATTGAATCGATCACAACGATCGACGTCATTGATTGCAAAACAAAATTGAAGGAAAGCATCGCGAAAAAAACGTCTGAAAATCCAATGATGGATGAAGCGAAAGATTTTGCAGATGTGATCAACTTCCCTGAAGACGTTAATAAGCAAAAAGAATACAAAGAATGGCTGACTTTAAGCCAACAGGTGAACCAATTGATGACCGATTTACGTAAAGATGCTGGCATCGTTTTTGTGGCAGATGAACAATAA
- a CDS encoding aldo/keto reductase: MVESLLDRMALNNGYTIPGIGLGTSGMTGKEAEDVVFSAIMKGYRLIDTASQYDNEEDIGRGVNRAISSGISRDEIFLVTKIWKTDAGFDKATQAFEASLNRLNQPYVDLLMIHWPDKDDAVNLETWRALEAIYESGRARSIGVSNFSRADLSELLKEAQVRPAINQFEIYPGNPNEDLNDFCDSENIVSMAHSPLKRGNISKERHLTTIGEKYGKTASQVAIRWDIQRNVIPIPKSSNKDRIQENIEVFDFMLSNEDMDTINKLDKQNRDRNPNSLIRSEVMRARNHREQKHGGK; encoded by the coding sequence ATGGTAGAAAGCTTATTAGACAGAATGGCGTTGAACAATGGGTACACGATTCCGGGAATTGGATTAGGAACAAGCGGAATGACAGGAAAAGAGGCTGAAGATGTCGTTTTTTCAGCAATTATGAAAGGTTACCGACTAATCGATACAGCTTCACAGTATGATAATGAAGAAGATATTGGGCGCGGGGTCAATCGTGCTATTAGTTCAGGTATTTCTCGTGATGAAATCTTTTTAGTTACCAAAATTTGGAAAACGGATGCTGGATTTGATAAGGCTACCCAAGCTTTTGAAGCAAGTTTAAACCGATTGAACCAACCTTATGTAGATTTGTTGATGATTCATTGGCCTGATAAAGATGATGCAGTTAATCTAGAAACGTGGAGAGCGTTAGAAGCTATTTATGAATCTGGCAGGGCTAGATCGATCGGAGTATCTAATTTTAGCAGAGCCGACTTATCTGAATTGTTGAAAGAAGCCCAAGTACGTCCAGCAATCAATCAATTTGAAATTTATCCAGGAAATCCAAATGAAGATTTAAACGACTTTTGTGATTCTGAAAATATTGTCAGCATGGCTCATAGTCCATTGAAAAGAGGAAATATCAGCAAAGAACGCCATTTGACAACGATTGGCGAAAAATATGGCAAGACAGCATCACAAGTAGCCATACGCTGGGATATCCAACGAAATGTTATTCCAATTCCAAAATCCAGCAACAAAGACCGTATTCAAGAAAATATCGAAGTGTTTGATTTTATGTTATCAAATGAAGACATGGATACGATCAACAAATTAGATAAGCAAAATAGAGATCGAAATCCTAACAGTTTGATTCGTTCTGAAGTTATGCGAGCACGTAATCATAGAGAGCAAAAACATGGTGGAAAATAA
- a CDS encoding metallophosphoesterase, translating into MSGWSIVGVVVAIVCVIILYLYLQNTQLERTQIEIKIPFTGKSLSGAKIVQLSDLHLPRQGVSVKKLIEKVAQEKPDMIALTGDLIDVRDDFPQEELEFLCRSLVEIAPTFAVTGNHDLNSGHLQKWEATLTSVGVRVLIDEADWLPIGEAGIVVMGLSEKEDFSSTPKPILRGVMIEESLRTKPRILLAHRPELFEEYLMDLTRVPALTLSGHAHGGQVRLPFLGGLFSPGQGKLPTFTNGVYYDPEMPAYRMMVSRGIGNSTFPLRINNRPEIVVIVLH; encoded by the coding sequence ATGTCAGGATGGTCAATAGTTGGTGTTGTGGTAGCAATTGTATGTGTCATTATTCTTTATTTATATTTACAAAACACCCAACTAGAACGAACACAAATTGAAATAAAAATCCCGTTTACAGGGAAAAGTTTAAGCGGAGCAAAAATAGTTCAATTGAGTGATTTGCATTTGCCGCGTCAAGGCGTATCGGTAAAAAAATTGATTGAAAAAGTAGCACAAGAAAAACCGGATATGATCGCATTGACCGGTGATTTGATCGATGTGCGAGATGATTTTCCGCAAGAAGAATTAGAATTCTTGTGTCGCTCACTAGTTGAGATTGCTCCAACCTTTGCAGTGACTGGCAATCATGATTTGAATTCAGGACATCTACAAAAATGGGAAGCAACATTAACTTCTGTAGGTGTAAGGGTATTGATCGATGAAGCGGATTGGTTGCCGATTGGCGAAGCCGGGATAGTTGTGATGGGATTGTCGGAAAAAGAAGATTTTAGTTCAACACCAAAGCCTATTTTAAGAGGCGTGATGATAGAAGAATCTTTGCGGACAAAGCCGCGTATTTTATTGGCACACCGTCCAGAATTATTCGAAGAGTATTTAATGGATCTAACACGTGTACCTGCCCTTACGCTTAGCGGGCATGCTCATGGAGGACAAGTAAGATTACCGTTCTTAGGCGGCTTATTTTCGCCAGGACAAGGGAAGTTGCCAACATTTACTAATGGAGTCTATTATGACCCTGAAATGCCGGCTTACCGGATGATGGTCAGCCGTGGTATCGGGAATTCGACTTTCCCACTTCGTATCAATAATCGACCAGAAATAGTTGTTATCGTACTGCACTAA
- a CDS encoding signal peptidase I, with protein sequence MKIVKDIGTALAVVLVSVFVIIAGISFFSAPDSSGLLGYKGYTVVSGSMEPEIAVGDFIIVETEPYADVEKEDVITFQYNQELVTHRVNDKTAEGLVTKGDANNIQDQGFVTEETYIGTQKILIPYFGYVVTFLQKPIAFAIVVAFMGIYLIHLYINPSTKEEEKSNI encoded by the coding sequence ATGAAAATAGTGAAAGATATTGGAACAGCTCTAGCAGTAGTACTTGTTTCTGTTTTTGTGATCATCGCCGGGATCAGTTTCTTTTCCGCACCTGATAGTAGCGGATTACTCGGATACAAAGGGTACACAGTTGTGAGCGGCAGTATGGAACCCGAGATAGCGGTCGGTGATTTTATCATTGTTGAAACGGAACCTTATGCTGATGTTGAAAAAGAAGATGTGATCACGTTTCAATACAATCAAGAACTCGTCACACATAGAGTGAACGATAAAACGGCTGAAGGCTTAGTGACCAAAGGGGATGCAAATAACATCCAAGATCAAGGTTTTGTTACAGAAGAAACCTACATTGGGACTCAAAAAATTCTGATCCCTTATTTTGGGTACGTCGTTACTTTCTTACAAAAACCGATTGCCTTTGCTATAGTTGTTGCTTTCATGGGTATCTATCTTATTCATCTGTATATTAATCCCAGCACAAAAGAGGAAGAAAAGAGCAATATTTAA
- a CDS encoding carbohydrate kinase: MSLNEKEKKILEIIRENPFIAQQELADDIGLSRSATANLISGLVKKDYLLGKAYVLTEEEPIICIGGANVDRRYLIKDTLIQGTSNNVHSRKNAGGVARNVAENLGRLEEKVKFFSVVGNDVESTIIEKHSEHFMNIKAVDKIEGCATGTFMEVIDSTGKMVLGLAEMDIFDKMTVEWINKHLSVLKRAKYIIIDLNCPKETIEFLNGFAIKHNIPVTLLTVSVQKLTNIPCFLGGIKVLITKHNETEAHFDMTIDTDEDLKEAVKKWLDKGPENVFISKGSTKIAFGNQKGEISIFNYSSEQNDQYNWGMNEAFCAGLVHSYLQDKSIYESIGVGLTNAFLTSQSLYVVRPNLSKNQLQSEYNGYLSKEKFINK, from the coding sequence ATGAGCCTTAACGAAAAAGAAAAGAAGATTCTAGAAATCATTCGTGAAAATCCTTTTATAGCACAACAAGAATTGGCGGATGATATTGGATTATCCCGTTCAGCTACAGCGAATCTTATTTCAGGACTTGTCAAAAAAGATTATTTGTTGGGAAAAGCTTATGTGTTAACTGAAGAAGAACCAATCATCTGTATTGGCGGAGCGAACGTTGATCGCCGCTATTTGATAAAAGATACATTGATCCAAGGAACGTCAAACAATGTGCATTCTCGTAAAAATGCTGGTGGCGTAGCACGTAATGTAGCTGAAAACTTAGGACGACTAGAAGAAAAAGTGAAGTTTTTTTCGGTAGTCGGCAATGATGTTGAATCGACGATCATTGAAAAACATTCGGAACATTTTATGAATATCAAAGCTGTCGATAAAATAGAAGGCTGTGCTACTGGTACATTCATGGAAGTGATCGATTCTACTGGCAAAATGGTTTTAGGTTTAGCAGAAATGGATATTTTTGATAAAATGACGGTTGAGTGGATCAATAAGCACCTTTCTGTATTAAAGCGAGCAAAATACATCATCATCGACTTAAATTGTCCTAAAGAAACGATTGAATTTTTAAATGGTTTTGCTATCAAACACAATATACCGGTTACTTTACTGACCGTTTCGGTTCAAAAACTAACAAATATCCCTTGTTTCTTAGGTGGAATAAAAGTGTTGATCACAAAACACAATGAAACAGAAGCTCATTTTGATATGACTATCGATACGGACGAAGATTTAAAAGAGGCTGTCAAAAAATGGTTAGATAAAGGACCAGAAAATGTCTTTATTTCTAAAGGCAGTACTAAAATAGCATTTGGAAATCAAAAAGGTGAGATTTCTATTTTCAATTATTCAAGTGAACAAAATGATCAGTACAATTGGGGCATGAATGAAGCTTTTTGTGCTGGCTTAGTTCATAGCTACTTGCAGGATAAGTCGATCTATGAAAGCATCGGTGTAGGGTTAACAAATGCTTTCCTTACTTCTCAATCGCTTTATGTTGTTCGACCTAATTTATCTAAGAACCAATTGCAAAGTGAGTATAATGGATATTTATCAAAAGAAAAATTTATAAATAAGTAG